Proteins encoded within one genomic window of Aerococcus viridans:
- the racE gene encoding glutamate racemase: MNRPIGFLDSGVGGLTVVKEAMRQLPNESIIYIGDNARCPYGPRSVEEIAAFTNQMVDFLLTKDIKLLVIACNTATAVALDEIKQRVSIPVIGVIQPGARAANKYTKNGKIGVLGTEGTIKSGMYLENLLQKNKDLNTTSLACPAFVPLVESQQYATPLAKKVIAETLAPIKNKGLDTVILGCTHYPLLRDTIQKTLGHTVKLIDSGQETISDVSILLDYNDIAKLSNDPSPRMTEFYTTGSPELFKEIADDWLDDPIEVDRVPIETLEAIQTQMKEG; the protein is encoded by the coding sequence ATGAACAGACCTATCGGATTCTTAGATTCTGGTGTAGGTGGCTTGACAGTAGTGAAAGAAGCTATGCGACAATTGCCCAATGAATCGATTATCTATATTGGCGACAATGCACGTTGTCCTTATGGACCAAGAAGTGTAGAAGAAATAGCAGCTTTTACCAATCAAATGGTCGATTTTCTTTTAACCAAAGATATTAAATTATTGGTCATTGCCTGTAATACAGCGACTGCGGTTGCCTTAGATGAAATTAAACAGCGGGTGTCTATTCCAGTTATTGGGGTGATTCAGCCGGGTGCAAGAGCAGCCAATAAATACACAAAAAATGGCAAAATTGGTGTTTTAGGTACAGAAGGGACCATTAAAAGTGGCATGTATCTTGAAAACTTACTACAAAAAAATAAAGACTTGAACACGACTTCATTAGCTTGTCCAGCCTTTGTCCCATTAGTAGAAAGCCAACAATATGCTACACCTTTAGCCAAAAAGGTGATTGCGGAAACTTTAGCACCCATAAAAAATAAGGGGTTGGATACAGTCATTCTAGGTTGTACCCACTATCCTTTACTAAGAGATACCATACAAAAAACCTTGGGACATACGGTCAAACTGATTGATTCTGGCCAGGAAACTATTTCAGACGTATCCATCCTTTTGGATTACAACGACATTGCCAAATTGTCGAATGATCCATCACCAAGAATGACTGAATTTTACACTACCGGATCACCAGAACTATTTAAGGAGATTGCGGACGACTGGTTGGATGACCCAATTGAAGTAGACCGTGTCCCTATCGAAACACTTGAAGCAATTCAAACACAGATGAAAGAAGGCTAA
- a CDS encoding amino acid ABC transporter ATP-binding protein, whose product MQNQDQLILNVQHLEKRFGENLVLRDIDFQVRPGQVTSIIGSSGSGKSTLLRCLNLLEEPTGGDILYHGQSILNGKKMNINKYRTQVGMVFQSFNLFKNCTALENCTVGQRKILGRSQAEAEAVALKNLEKVGMAPYRDARPEQLSGGQQQRVAIARALSMDPEVLLFDEPTSALDPEMVGEVLETMTQLAAEGLTMIVVTHEMAFARDVSTNIVFMDKGVIVEQGPAKEVIDTPKQERTKAFLTRYANERF is encoded by the coding sequence ATGCAAAACCAAGATCAATTAATCTTAAATGTACAACATTTAGAAAAACGTTTTGGGGAAAACTTGGTCCTACGTGATATCGACTTCCAAGTACGCCCAGGACAAGTAACCTCTATTATTGGTTCATCTGGATCAGGTAAATCTACCCTACTACGTTGCTTAAACCTACTTGAAGAACCAACTGGCGGCGACATTTTATACCACGGTCAATCGATTTTAAACGGGAAGAAAATGAACATTAATAAATACCGTACCCAAGTTGGTATGGTATTCCAATCATTCAACCTATTTAAAAACTGTACAGCCCTAGAAAACTGTACAGTTGGCCAACGTAAAATCTTAGGTCGTAGTCAGGCTGAAGCAGAAGCAGTTGCCCTTAAGAACCTTGAAAAGGTCGGTATGGCACCTTACCGTGACGCCCGCCCTGAGCAACTATCTGGTGGACAACAACAGCGTGTCGCGATTGCCCGTGCCCTTTCAATGGACCCAGAAGTATTACTATTCGATGAGCCTACATCTGCCCTTGACCCAGAAATGGTTGGGGAAGTATTGGAAACAATGACCCAATTAGCAGCAGAAGGTCTAACAATGATCGTTGTAACCCACGAAATGGCCTTCGCCCGTGACGTATCAACCAATATCGTCTTCATGGACAAAGGTGTCATCGTCGAACAAGGTCCAGCCAAAGAGGTCATCGATACCCCGAAACAAGAAAGAACAAAAGCCTTCTTGACAAGATACGCAAACGAAAGATTTTAA
- a CDS encoding CvpA family protein, whose amino-acid sequence MTSFLILLFFILSIGVGVYRGAILQGIHSLGLLVAYLFAVLFYQNLVDRVSLWVPYVGLDIKNTFVYYPVALLQNMDIIYFRLVALLAIILLVWIVTKFIAFGLRDLKFKEMDIQWNGILGGLFGFFSAWFWSFFILMFMSVLTFEGVQTALANSSIADFIILNTPILSGQVFNILLQGLGNLPF is encoded by the coding sequence ATGACAAGTTTTTTGATTTTATTATTTTTTATACTTAGCATAGGTGTTGGTGTCTACCGAGGGGCTATACTACAAGGCATTCATTCACTAGGTCTGTTGGTCGCGTATTTGTTTGCTGTTTTGTTCTATCAAAACCTAGTTGACCGTGTGTCCTTATGGGTACCTTATGTAGGTTTAGATATTAAAAATACCTTTGTCTATTATCCAGTAGCTTTATTACAAAATATGGATATTATTTACTTTAGACTAGTTGCTTTGTTAGCCATTATCTTGCTTGTCTGGATTGTTACTAAATTTATTGCTTTTGGCTTAAGAGACTTGAAATTTAAAGAAATGGATATTCAATGGAACGGTATTTTGGGCGGCTTATTTGGTTTCTTCTCAGCTTGGTTCTGGTCATTCTTTATTTTAATGTTTATGTCAGTTTTAACCTTTGAAGGGGTGCAAACAGCCTTAGCCAATTCATCAATTGCCGACTTTATTATCTTGAATACCCCAATCTTATCTGGCCAGGTATTCAACATCCTATTACAAGGATTAGGCAACTTACCATTTTAA
- a CDS encoding GGDEF domain-containing protein codes for MIVNVLANMAIIFMDIYFVWRWRYSIEKRRNPINNRNLFIGLQTAAGICLMMSSFIFEGVRFDFRPALFAYTMVYLDKEIAHPTIVLVAICRFFFGDLTLSSLNLLIALAYILLSLGVFDRIKAKHSEFFQLCFLVIMAIVITVPLSSIRLEDPFQIFSAYLLLAVLSLLFIYVSYQFTNDLDKLYQSSVHDSLTALYNARKLEEDLRKISENNDSYSLLVLDIDNFKKLNDTYGHLVGDKALEEIGTVLNNLKSDLFDCYRYGGEEFVSLVFDCTGQKTLDLAESIHERIAEMPLFSEEGEPLKITVSIGVAHRNPHEDMKSTLLRADQALYQAKHRGKNQMVSAIGELGVD; via the coding sequence ATGATTGTAAATGTCTTAGCAAATATGGCAATTATTTTTATGGATATTTATTTTGTTTGGCGCTGGCGATATAGTATTGAGAAAAGACGAAATCCAATCAACAACCGTAACCTCTTTATTGGCTTACAAACGGCAGCGGGTATTTGCTTGATGATGTCATCCTTTATCTTTGAAGGTGTGCGTTTTGACTTCAGGCCGGCGCTATTCGCCTATACCATGGTGTATTTGGATAAGGAAATTGCCCATCCGACAATAGTCTTGGTTGCGATTTGTCGTTTTTTCTTTGGCGACCTAACCTTGTCCAGTTTAAACCTCTTAATCGCCTTAGCCTATATTTTGCTCAGTTTAGGTGTCTTTGACCGTATTAAAGCCAAACATTCAGAGTTCTTCCAACTATGTTTCTTAGTGATTATGGCTATTGTCATTACTGTGCCGTTATCCTCTATTCGATTAGAAGATCCCTTCCAAATATTCTCAGCTTACCTATTGTTGGCTGTTTTGTCATTGTTATTCATATACGTTTCCTACCAATTCACCAACGATCTAGACAAACTATACCAATCCTCAGTGCACGACAGCCTAACGGCCCTCTATAACGCCCGAAAATTAGAAGAAGACCTTAGGAAAATTTCAGAAAATAATGATTCCTATTCCCTATTAGTTCTTGATATTGATAATTTCAAAAAGTTAAATGATACCTATGGTCATCTTGTGGGCGATAAGGCACTGGAAGAAATAGGCACCGTGTTAAATAATTTAAAGTCCGATTTATTCGATTGTTACCGGTATGGTGGGGAAGAATTCGTGAGTTTAGTCTTTGACTGTACTGGACAAAAAACGCTGGATTTAGCCGAATCTATCCATGAAAGGATTGCTGAAATGCCGCTATTTAGTGAAGAGGGCGAGCCTTTAAAGATTACGGTGTCAATTGGTGTGGCCCATAGAAATCCGCATGAAGATATGAAAAGTACCTTATTGCGGGCTGACCAAGCCTTATATCAAGCGAAACACCGAGGGAAGAACCAGATGGTGAGCGCTATAGGCGAGTTGGGTGTTGATTAA
- a CDS encoding endonuclease MutS2 produces MNPKIFQTLEFEKIQQQVAKETRTEIGKIQALNLKPSAEAEEIEQALQSVDDVKRLFELDKRIPVSQLINVKPFLKRLDIGADLNGKELAAVGRVLRASGEVSNFFSKLKEAKVELMQLYSIADDFIDMRDLMRKMQNAIADDGSVYDNASSTLHGLRQGIKREEAGIRVKLDHIIRSNKASYLSEAIITIRNNRFVIPVKQEYRNAFGGVVHDQSSSGQTLYIEPQTVLDANNHLRSLQVQEDEEIKRIFQELSAELAPYTSEIAENNQRLGDLDLIQAKFFFAREIGANRPILANESERIDLKEARHPLLDRKSVVANDIHFSHEYNMIVITGPNTGGKTITLKTVGLLQLMAQSGLYITAKADSRVEIFNEIFADIGDEQSIEQSLSTFSGHMTNIIRIVEAADEHSLVLIDELGSGTDPQEGAAIAIAVLNRFAFLNARVMATTHYPELKTYAYEHPGAINASMEFNEITLEPTYKLLIGVPGRSNAFDISQRLGLPVEMVEEARSYIQEDSQNLNEMLLDLEAQRHEYEDLSAEAAKDLADAENLLNDLKKAQARLEADKQTYMNRARKEANQLVEDTKTKADAILAEIREWQINHPTIGNIKEHEMIDRQSALSNLTQEEQLEKNKILQKAKKNKERKASFEVGDEVNVLTYGQRGTLVEKREKDWVVQMGMLKMEVAEKDLTLVDEKPKKEKNHRAGLKASKAKSVNTSLDLRGERYEEAMIRLNNFIDSALLAGHGQVTIIHGHGTGALRQGVQMALKNHPRVESFEFAPYNMGGNGATIAKFKG; encoded by the coding sequence TTGAATCCTAAAATATTTCAAACCTTAGAATTTGAGAAAATACAACAACAAGTAGCAAAAGAAACCCGAACTGAAATAGGAAAAATCCAAGCTTTAAATTTAAAACCAAGTGCAGAAGCGGAAGAAATCGAACAAGCCTTACAAAGTGTTGACGATGTAAAACGCTTGTTTGAATTAGACAAACGGATCCCAGTCAGCCAACTAATCAACGTAAAACCATTCTTAAAACGATTGGATATTGGTGCTGACTTAAACGGGAAAGAATTAGCTGCAGTAGGCCGGGTCTTACGGGCATCTGGTGAGGTTTCTAACTTCTTTAGTAAACTAAAAGAAGCGAAAGTTGAATTAATGCAATTATATTCAATAGCGGATGACTTTATTGATATGCGGGACTTGATGCGTAAAATGCAAAATGCTATCGCAGATGATGGGTCAGTCTATGACAATGCCTCGTCAACTTTACATGGCTTAAGACAAGGAATCAAACGTGAAGAAGCAGGTATCCGTGTCAAACTAGACCATATCATCCGGTCTAATAAAGCCTCCTATTTAAGTGAGGCCATCATTACTATCCGTAACAACCGCTTTGTTATTCCGGTTAAACAAGAATATCGCAATGCCTTTGGTGGGGTAGTTCATGACCAATCGTCATCAGGACAAACACTCTATATTGAACCGCAAACAGTTTTAGATGCGAATAACCACTTACGGTCCCTGCAAGTCCAAGAAGACGAGGAAATTAAACGTATTTTCCAAGAGCTATCTGCAGAATTAGCCCCTTACACTAGTGAAATTGCTGAAAATAATCAACGTCTTGGAGATTTGGACTTGATTCAAGCTAAATTCTTCTTTGCCCGTGAAATTGGGGCTAACCGACCGATTTTAGCAAATGAATCTGAACGTATTGACTTGAAAGAGGCTAGACATCCCTTATTAGACCGCAAATCAGTAGTCGCAAATGACATTCATTTTAGCCACGAATACAATATGATTGTTATTACAGGGCCAAATACTGGTGGTAAAACCATTACCTTGAAAACAGTCGGTCTACTGCAATTAATGGCACAATCAGGCTTGTATATCACAGCCAAGGCAGATTCACGGGTAGAAATCTTCAATGAGATTTTTGCGGATATTGGTGACGAACAGTCCATTGAACAAAGTTTATCAACGTTCTCGGGCCATATGACCAATATTATTCGTATTGTTGAGGCTGCGGACGAACATTCGTTAGTTTTAATCGATGAGTTGGGTTCTGGTACCGACCCTCAAGAAGGGGCAGCCATCGCCATCGCGGTATTGAACCGTTTTGCCTTCCTAAATGCAAGAGTAATGGCCACTACCCATTACCCTGAACTGAAAACTTACGCCTACGAACATCCTGGGGCCATCAATGCTTCGATGGAATTTAATGAAATTACCTTGGAACCGACTTATAAATTGCTGATTGGGGTGCCCGGTCGCTCTAACGCCTTTGATATCTCCCAACGACTGGGTTTACCAGTTGAAATGGTGGAAGAAGCGCGTTCTTATATCCAAGAAGACAGCCAAAATCTGAACGAAATGTTGCTTGATCTTGAAGCCCAACGTCATGAATACGAAGACTTATCAGCCGAAGCCGCCAAAGACTTAGCCGATGCTGAAAATCTTTTAAATGATTTGAAAAAGGCACAAGCTAGACTAGAAGCTGACAAACAAACCTATATGAACCGGGCCCGCAAAGAAGCCAATCAATTAGTAGAAGACACCAAGACAAAAGCTGATGCCATTCTGGCGGAGATTCGGGAATGGCAAATCAACCATCCAACCATTGGTAATATCAAAGAACATGAGATGATTGATCGTCAAAGCGCCTTGTCTAACTTAACGCAAGAGGAACAGCTAGAGAAAAACAAAATCCTTCAAAAAGCCAAGAAAAATAAAGAGCGAAAAGCCAGCTTTGAAGTGGGCGATGAAGTGAATGTGCTAACCTACGGGCAACGTGGTACCTTGGTCGAGAAACGTGAAAAGGACTGGGTTGTTCAGATGGGTATGCTGAAGATGGAAGTGGCTGAAAAAGATTTAACTTTAGTTGATGAGAAACCGAAGAAAGAGAAAAATCATCGGGCTGGACTCAAAGCAAGTAAGGCTAAATCAGTCAATACCAGCCTAGATTTACGTGGTGAACGGTATGAGGAAGCCATGATTCGACTAAACAACTTTATCGATTCAGCTTTACTAGCAGGACATGGTCAGGTCACCATTATTCATGGTCACGGGACGGGCGCCTTAAGACAGGGTGTTCAAATGGCCTTGAAGAACCATCCACGGGTTGAATCCTTTGAATTCGCACCTTATAACATGGGTGGTAACGGGGCGACAATCGCTAAATTTAAGGGCTAA
- the mgsA gene encoding methylglyoxal synthase: MKIALIAHDSKKDMMVSFATAYKFILEKHELFATGTTGLRIIEATGLDVHRFKSGPLGGDQQVGAAISQNEMDLVIFLRDPLAAMPHEPDVTALIRLCDVYNIPLATNIGTAEVLIRGLDEGFMDWRKQYEDGFLNHDILENIEKGNEGRKLIE, translated from the coding sequence ATGAAAATTGCACTTATTGCCCATGATTCAAAAAAAGATATGATGGTGTCCTTTGCAACTGCATACAAATTCATTCTTGAAAAACATGAATTATTTGCTACAGGGACAACTGGTTTACGTATTATCGAAGCCACTGGTTTAGACGTTCACCGCTTTAAATCCGGCCCACTTGGGGGCGACCAACAAGTCGGTGCGGCTATCTCACAAAATGAAATGGACTTAGTCATCTTTCTGCGTGACCCATTAGCAGCTATGCCCCACGAACCAGACGTGACTGCCTTAATCCGTTTATGTGACGTATATAACATCCCATTAGCAACTAATATCGGTACCGCAGAAGTCCTTATTCGCGGGTTAGACGAAGGCTTTATGGACTGGCGTAAACAATACGAAGATGGTTTCTTAAACCATGATATCTTAGAAAATATCGAAAAAGGTAACGAAGGCCGTAAATTGATCGAGTAA
- a CDS encoding ABC transporter permease subunit (The N-terminal region of this protein, as described by TIGR01726, is a three transmembrane segment that identifies a subfamily of ABC transporter permease subunits, which specificities that include histidine, arginine, glutamine, glutamate, L-cystine (sic), the opines (in Agrobacterium) octopine and nopaline, etc.), with protein sequence MKNHQVSNTWQKALIAILTIILAIVGPTSAFVEASEVGTTIEVDQEALAEGLDTEGVLRVGMEANYAPFNWSQTSDADGAVPISNSDGEYANGYDVQIAKRLADSLGLELEIVKLEWDGLPPALESGMIDVIIAGMSPTPERLQQMDFSNSYYSSDIVLVTMADSEYADATSLEDFAGTTVTGQLNTFHYDLIPQIPDVTQATALDSFPTMITALTAGSVDAYVSEKPGAMAAVAANPDLTYVEFAEGQGFDLGEVTSDIAVAARKDSPLTNIMNQALATIPTADRDQLMEDMVNLNERGESAGFWSEVAGIWDTYGSQFLTGAGNTMFIALSSTIMGFVIGLLIAIYRSLIVRRDQKPVAYFFYKLFDFVIAAYIEIFRGTPMMVQAMMIFYGSRLFFNFQMSTMFAALLIVSINTGAYLAEVIRGGITSVDKGQTEAARAIGMNHYQTMTTIVLPQAIRSILPALGNEFVINIKDTSVLNVIAVTELFFVTKSAAGSTYLTFQTFLITAIIYFVLTFTTTRVLNFIENRMAGKKTYHVYESSTNTVINGQREQ encoded by the coding sequence ATGAAAAATCATCAAGTAAGTAACACTTGGCAAAAAGCTTTGATTGCTATTTTGACCATCATATTGGCCATCGTTGGCCCAACATCCGCTTTTGTTGAAGCGAGTGAAGTCGGCACAACAATTGAGGTTGACCAAGAAGCATTAGCTGAAGGTTTAGACACAGAAGGCGTCCTACGTGTTGGGATGGAAGCCAACTATGCGCCCTTCAACTGGTCGCAAACGTCTGACGCGGACGGTGCAGTCCCTATTTCAAACTCTGACGGTGAATATGCAAACGGTTATGACGTACAAATCGCTAAACGTCTAGCTGATTCACTAGGTTTAGAACTTGAAATTGTTAAGTTAGAGTGGGACGGTCTACCACCTGCACTTGAATCTGGCATGATTGACGTGATTATTGCCGGTATGTCACCAACACCAGAACGTCTACAACAAATGGACTTCTCAAATTCTTACTATTCTTCAGATATCGTGCTTGTAACTATGGCTGACAGTGAATACGCAGATGCTACATCGCTAGAAGATTTCGCTGGCACAACTGTTACTGGTCAATTAAATACATTCCATTATGATTTAATTCCGCAAATCCCTGACGTAACTCAAGCCACTGCCCTAGATTCATTCCCAACGATGATTACTGCTTTAACTGCTGGTTCAGTTGACGCCTATGTATCTGAAAAACCAGGTGCCATGGCTGCTGTAGCTGCTAACCCTGACTTAACATACGTTGAGTTTGCTGAGGGTCAAGGATTTGACTTAGGTGAAGTCACTTCTGATATTGCTGTTGCAGCCAGAAAAGATTCTCCATTAACCAACATTATGAACCAAGCCTTAGCAACTATTCCAACCGCTGACCGTGACCAATTAATGGAAGATATGGTGAACTTGAACGAGCGCGGTGAAAGTGCTGGTTTCTGGTCTGAAGTTGCGGGCATTTGGGATACTTACGGTTCCCAATTTCTAACTGGTGCTGGTAACACTATGTTTATCGCGTTAAGCTCGACAATTATGGGATTTGTCATTGGTTTATTGATTGCTATCTACCGTTCATTAATCGTTCGTCGCGATCAAAAACCAGTTGCCTACTTCTTCTATAAATTATTCGACTTTGTGATTGCGGCCTACATTGAAATTTTCCGTGGTACACCAATGATGGTACAAGCTATGATGATTTTCTATGGTTCAAGACTATTCTTCAATTTCCAAATGTCTACTATGTTTGCAGCCTTACTAATTGTGTCGATTAACACTGGTGCTTATCTTGCCGAAGTGATCCGTGGTGGGATTACCTCAGTGGATAAAGGCCAGACTGAGGCCGCTCGTGCCATTGGTATGAACCACTACCAAACAATGACGACAATCGTTTTGCCACAAGCTATTCGGTCAATCTTACCAGCTTTAGGTAACGAATTTGTGATCAATATTAAAGATACGTCTGTATTGAATGTTATCGCAGTAACTGAGTTATTCTTTGTAACGAAATCAGCTGCTGGTTCAACGTACCTAACCTTCCAAACATTCCTAATTACAGCGATTATCTACTTCGTCTTAACTTTTACAACAACTCGTGTTTTGAATTTCATCGAAAATCGTATGGCAGGCAAAAAGACTTACCATGTCTATGAATCTAGCACGAATACAGTAATCAACGGTCAAAGAGAACAATAG
- a CDS encoding cell division protein ZapA — protein sequence MSNEEKNRVIAKLGYHKFTIKSHKTSEHIQQVSRDINQLLADISKKNPNMSMEEMALLVALNIQSDNVDLQAQMAVKSKENADLMVRVKSMEQTMGTLVKEIAEIEKEKMREAQEKKQSQTPSKGKKNQGQAKSSVKRPPQTKASGKQTPSQADLDKEIPEISQPSLKSSVNTASKQLGRLRQTPRS from the coding sequence ATGTCGAATGAAGAAAAAAACAGAGTAATAGCGAAATTGGGCTATCACAAATTTACCATCAAGAGTCATAAAACAAGTGAACATATTCAACAAGTGAGCCGTGATATCAACCAATTACTTGCTGATATCAGTAAAAAGAATCCCAATATGTCAATGGAAGAGATGGCTTTATTAGTAGCGTTAAACATCCAATCGGATAATGTGGATTTACAAGCACAAATGGCTGTAAAATCTAAAGAAAACGCTGATTTAATGGTCCGTGTCAAATCAATGGAGCAAACCATGGGTACATTGGTGAAAGAAATTGCTGAAATAGAAAAAGAAAAGATGCGTGAAGCACAAGAAAAGAAGCAATCCCAAACACCATCAAAAGGGAAGAAAAACCAGGGACAAGCTAAATCGTCAGTAAAAAGACCACCACAAACAAAAGCAAGTGGAAAACAAACACCATCACAGGCTGACTTAGATAAAGAAATTCCTGAAATTAGCCAACCTAGTTTGAAGTCCAGTGTGAACACAGCCTCAAAACAATTGGGTCGTTTGCGTCAAACACCGAGATCTTAG
- a CDS encoding DUF368 domain-containing protein: MNNKKDAVFSADWFIRVLKGAAVGIGGILPGLSGGVLAVIFGLYDQIINFLANITENFWKNVRYFMPVGIGFLLGILVFSIFVEKAFGLYAAIFITLFIGFVVGTLPSLFKSAGKEGRSTSDLTLLAVTAVIIFLIMFLGGQGITQVQPSFIAWVLSGALIGLGVIIPGMSPSNFLIYFGLYDKMAAGIAALDFSVIIPLGLGGLLCVIGLAKAAEWAFKHYYSKMYHLILGTVIGSSIALFPTQVFPGFSAEGLANSGLSFMNTLIWCMIAFVLGTIFSLWFSKIEEKYSND; this comes from the coding sequence ATGAATAATAAAAAAGATGCCGTCTTTTCGGCAGATTGGTTTATCCGTGTTCTGAAGGGTGCAGCTGTTGGAATAGGAGGAATTCTACCAGGTCTTTCAGGTGGAGTCCTAGCTGTCATTTTCGGCTTGTACGATCAAATTATTAATTTTTTAGCTAATATTACGGAAAACTTCTGGAAAAATGTCCGTTACTTTATGCCAGTTGGGATTGGTTTCTTATTAGGAATATTGGTATTTTCAATTTTCGTTGAAAAAGCTTTTGGACTTTACGCAGCTATTTTTATTACCTTATTTATCGGCTTCGTAGTGGGGACTTTACCATCACTATTTAAGTCGGCTGGAAAAGAAGGGCGCAGTACATCTGACTTAACCTTGCTTGCAGTAACCGCAGTCATCATTTTCTTGATCATGTTCTTAGGTGGTCAAGGGATTACACAAGTACAACCATCATTTATCGCCTGGGTATTATCAGGTGCTTTGATTGGTTTAGGGGTTATTATACCAGGGATGAGTCCCTCAAATTTCTTAATTTATTTTGGTTTATATGACAAAATGGCCGCTGGTATTGCAGCTCTTGATTTTTCAGTCATTATTCCATTAGGATTAGGTGGATTACTATGTGTCATTGGTTTAGCGAAGGCTGCTGAATGGGCCTTCAAGCATTACTACTCTAAAATGTACCACCTTATTTTAGGGACTGTAATTGGTTCATCGATTGCCTTATTCCCAACACAAGTATTTCCAGGTTTCTCAGCTGAAGGTTTAGCAAATTCTGGTTTATCATTCATGAATACATTGATTTGGTGTATGATTGCCTTTGTATTAGGGACAATCTTTTCATTATGGTTCTCAAAAATTGAAGAAAAATATTCAAATGACTAA
- the trxA gene encoding thioredoxin encodes MVKAITDADFKNETEEGVVLIDFWATWCGPCRMQSPIVETLDDEMGDQVKFTKMDVDDNPETAREFGIMSIPTLMIKKDGQVVEQLIGYTPKDNLEQVLNKYL; translated from the coding sequence ATGGTTAAAGCTATTACAGATGCAGATTTTAAAAATGAAACTGAAGAAGGCGTTGTATTAATCGACTTCTGGGCAACTTGGTGTGGTCCTTGTCGTATGCAATCACCAATCGTTGAAACTTTAGATGATGAAATGGGTGACCAAGTTAAATTCACTAAAATGGATGTAGATGACAATCCAGAAACAGCACGTGAATTTGGTATCATGTCCATCCCAACATTAATGATCAAAAAAGATGGTCAAGTTGTGGAACAATTAATTGGTTACACACCTAAAGACAACTTAGAACAAGTATTAAACAAATACTTATAA
- a CDS encoding CHAD domain-containing protein: MNKRHDVFRKQINKISRLYLDYQNNPFSDKLVHDLRVSIRELRGLLNFIKKRMDKDHYNKLNQQLGAAARVFGPLRELDVLYAYCEDYAVNHPETSEAYYQLFNTFVKERRIEMNRTFNKGNSATIQQAIEDAKEILELDLFKNKKDWKKYTLKRLKKKDKKLRYAFKTVDISDYEAVHEIRKSAKKVRYAATYFDETVSKDLNQYREEAKAIQSEFGEITDAHVNYDLLTAYTDKVKDENVRDLLIHIRDDIEFGE; this comes from the coding sequence ATGAATAAACGGCATGATGTATTTAGAAAGCAGATAAATAAGATATCGCGCTTATATCTAGATTATCAGAACAACCCATTTTCCGATAAACTAGTCCACGATTTGCGTGTTTCAATTCGAGAATTACGTGGTCTACTTAACTTTATAAAAAAACGTATGGACAAAGACCATTATAACAAGTTGAACCAGCAATTGGGTGCAGCAGCACGCGTATTTGGACCCCTTCGTGAATTGGATGTGCTTTATGCATATTGCGAAGATTATGCAGTAAATCATCCTGAAACTAGCGAGGCTTATTACCAGCTATTTAACACCTTCGTGAAAGAACGGCGGATAGAAATGAACCGGACTTTTAATAAGGGCAATAGCGCCACCATTCAGCAGGCTATTGAGGATGCGAAAGAAATCCTTGAACTCGACCTATTTAAAAATAAGAAAGACTGGAAAAAGTATACGCTTAAGCGCCTGAAAAAGAAGGATAAAAAATTGCGATACGCCTTTAAGACAGTGGATATTTCTGACTACGAGGCAGTCCACGAAATTAGAAAGAGCGCCAAGAAGGTGCGGTATGCAGCCACTTATTTCGACGAGACGGTCTCTAAAGACTTAAACCAATACAGAGAAGAAGCCAAGGCCATTCAATCTGAATTCGGTGAAATTACAGATGCGCATGTCAATTATGATCTACTGACAGCATACACAGATAAAGTGAAAGATGAAAATGTGCGTGATTTATTAATTCATATTCGCGATGATATCGAATTCGGTGAATAG